From one Deinococcus budaensis genomic stretch:
- the purE gene encoding 5-(carboxyamino)imidazole ribonucleotide mutase: MRAVTDREQPPRVGVVMGSRSDFETMEGALGLLAALGVPYEVRVLSAHRTPELLASYAARAERLGFGCLIAGAGGAAHLPGMLAAFTRVPVLGVPVASRALSGKDSLLSIVQMPAGVPVATFAIGAAGAKNAALFAAALLATTDEGVRARLDAFRTRQTQAVLDDPFFEGHPQAGAE; this comes from the coding sequence ATGCGGGCCGTGACCGACCGAGAGCAGCCGCCCCGCGTGGGCGTGGTGATGGGGTCCAGAAGCGACTTCGAGACGATGGAGGGCGCCCTGGGGCTGCTGGCCGCCCTGGGCGTTCCCTACGAGGTGCGGGTGCTGTCGGCCCACCGCACGCCGGAGCTGCTCGCCTCCTACGCGGCGCGGGCCGAGCGGCTGGGGTTCGGCTGCCTCATCGCCGGGGCGGGGGGCGCGGCGCACCTGCCGGGGATGCTGGCGGCCTTTACCCGGGTGCCGGTGCTGGGCGTGCCGGTGGCGTCGCGGGCGCTGTCGGGCAAAGACAGCCTGCTGAGCATCGTGCAGATGCCCGCCGGGGTCCCGGTGGCGACCTTCGCCATCGGCGCGGCGGGGGCGAAAAATGCGGCCCTCTTCGCCGCCGCCCTGCTTGCCACCACCGACGAGGGGGTGCGTGCCCGGCTGGACGCCTTCCGCACCCGGCAGACGCAGGCCGTGCTGGACGACCCCTTCTTCGAGGGGCATCCGCAGGCGGGCGCCGAATGA
- a CDS encoding glutamate ligase domain-containing protein has translation MTAAPTDPAEPDYPWLYARTRAGRARGPEAARALLDRLGAPDRTFAAIRVVGTNGKGSTCAMLEAGLLACGVRAGRFTSPHLQHFGERIRVGGRDLDPARTAAFVGWAKRHAPDAAFFDLTLGLACQVFAEEGVPLAVVEAGVGGASDATGALHRVQAAALTNVDLDHVAALGPTLHDIARDKAGAARRGAPLLTTEAGEALETVRVVAGEIGAPLLTPQTHPALFALPRPPALPGVHQHANAALAAATLRTLGYPAGVEAALDATHPARLERFEVGGKTVWLDGAHNPAAARALAASLPGADVLLFGSLARKDTAATLAPLLALAPVRVYTAPEGAAAPPGDLAAAYGGQAVPDPAGALALALALTPPGGTLLVTGSLYLAGAVRAQLDRQRPEG, from the coding sequence GTGACCGCCGCCCCGACTGACCCCGCCGAGCCGGACTACCCCTGGCTTTACGCCCGCACCCGCGCGGGCCGGGCACGCGGGCCGGAAGCGGCGCGGGCGCTGCTCGACCGGCTGGGCGCCCCGGACCGGACCTTCGCGGCGATCCGGGTGGTGGGGACCAACGGCAAGGGCAGCACCTGCGCGATGCTCGAAGCCGGGCTGCTCGCCTGCGGCGTGCGCGCGGGCCGCTTTACCAGCCCGCACCTCCAGCACTTCGGGGAACGCATCCGGGTGGGGGGGCGGGACCTCGACCCGGCGCGCACCGCCGCGTTTGTCGGGTGGGCGAAACGACACGCGCCCGACGCCGCCTTCTTCGACCTCACGCTGGGGCTGGCCTGCCAGGTGTTCGCCGAGGAGGGCGTGCCGCTGGCCGTGGTGGAAGCCGGGGTCGGCGGCGCGTCGGACGCCACCGGGGCGCTGCACCGGGTGCAGGCGGCGGCGCTCACCAACGTGGACCTCGACCACGTCGCCGCGCTGGGGCCGACCCTGCACGACATCGCCCGCGACAAGGCGGGGGCCGCCCGCCGGGGCGCGCCGCTGCTGACCACCGAGGCGGGAGAGGCGCTGGAGACCGTGCGGGTGGTCGCCGGGGAGATCGGCGCGCCCCTCCTGACGCCGCAGACGCACCCGGCCCTCTTCGCGCTGCCGCGCCCGCCTGCCCTGCCGGGGGTCCACCAGCACGCGAACGCCGCGCTGGCCGCCGCCACCCTGCGGACGCTGGGCTACCCGGCGGGCGTGGAAGCCGCCCTGGACGCCACCCACCCGGCCCGGCTGGAACGTTTCGAGGTCGGCGGCAAGACCGTCTGGCTCGACGGCGCGCACAACCCGGCCGCAGCCCGGGCACTGGCCGCCAGCCTGCCGGGCGCCGACGTGCTGCTGTTCGGTAGCCTGGCGCGCAAGGACACCGCCGCTACGCTCGCGCCGCTGCTGGCGCTGGCGCCCGTGCGGGTCTACACCGCGCCGGAGGGCGCCGCCGCCCCGCCGGGGGACCTCGCCGCCGCGTATGGCGGGCAGGCGGTGCCGGACCCCGCCGGGGCGCTGGCCCTCGCGCTGGCCCTCACGCCGCCCGGAGGCACGCTGCTGGTCACGGGCAGCCTGTACCTCGCCGGAGCGGTCCGCGCCCAGCTTGACAGGCAGAGGCCGGAAGGCTAA
- a CDS encoding NUDIX domain-containing protein: protein MSDRPPVDEHPSWAALVPGGAQPWKTLSSRVLVEGFRVVLEDRVQTPSGAEVVYQYRPRGPRAMFVLPVTPGGEAVLIRQYRYPLQATVWEVVAGGVERGEDLLTAAARELAEEVGGVAAEWLPLPGFYPQPSISGVIFYPLLALGVTLGDTAHEDSEVIERVTVPLAEAYRMLEAGEIQDGASSLTLWHARRHLEERGLL, encoded by the coding sequence ATGAGTGACCGACCGCCGGTGGACGAACATCCCAGCTGGGCCGCGCTGGTGCCGGGCGGCGCGCAGCCCTGGAAGACGCTGTCCTCGCGGGTGCTGGTCGAGGGTTTCCGGGTGGTGCTCGAAGACCGGGTGCAGACCCCCTCGGGCGCGGAGGTCGTGTACCAGTACCGCCCCCGGGGACCGCGCGCGATGTTCGTGCTGCCGGTGACCCCCGGGGGCGAGGCGGTCCTGATCCGGCAGTACCGCTACCCCCTCCAGGCGACCGTCTGGGAGGTCGTGGCGGGCGGCGTCGAGCGCGGCGAGGACCTGCTCACCGCCGCCGCGCGCGAACTGGCCGAGGAGGTGGGGGGCGTGGCCGCCGAGTGGCTGCCCCTTCCCGGCTTCTACCCGCAGCCCAGCATCAGCGGGGTGATCTTTTACCCCTTGCTGGCGCTGGGGGTCACGCTGGGGGACACCGCCCACGAGGACAGCGAGGTGATCGAGCGCGTGACCGTGCCGCTGGCCGAGGCCTACCGGATGCTGGAGGCGGGCGAGATTCAGGACGGCGCGAGCAGCCTGACCCTGTGGCACGCGCGGCGGCATCTGGAGGAGCGCGGCCTGCTGTGA
- a CDS encoding YigZ family protein, producing the protein MTELPAPFTTLAGPHRQDAVIENSEFLAFAARADTPEEALAQLAALRERYPGATHHCWAYRIGPLYRFGDDGEPGGTAGAPILRAALGQGMDHVMVVVVRFYGGVKLGTGGLVRAYGGTAAECLRTAPRLEVRPRQRLTVRVPFEHLSVLYHLLGTFDTARGPETYTASGVDLAVEVYPEDAAAFAAALRDGTRGAGEVED; encoded by the coding sequence GTGACTGAGTTGCCCGCGCCCTTCACCACCCTCGCGGGGCCGCACCGCCAGGATGCGGTGATCGAGAACAGCGAGTTCCTGGCCTTTGCCGCGCGGGCCGACACCCCGGAGGAGGCGCTGGCGCAGCTCGCCGCCCTGCGGGAGCGCTACCCCGGCGCCACCCACCACTGCTGGGCCTACCGCATCGGCCCGCTGTACCGCTTCGGGGACGACGGCGAACCGGGCGGCACGGCGGGCGCCCCCATCCTGCGGGCCGCCCTGGGGCAGGGCATGGACCACGTGATGGTCGTCGTCGTGCGCTTCTACGGCGGCGTCAAGCTGGGGACGGGCGGGCTGGTGCGCGCCTACGGGGGCACGGCGGCCGAGTGCCTGCGCACCGCCCCGAGGCTGGAGGTGCGGCCCCGACAAAGGCTGACCGTGCGCGTCCCTTTCGAGCACCTCAGCGTGCTGTATCACCTGCTGGGCACCTTCGACACGGCGCGCGGGCCGGAGACGTACACCGCCTCTGGGGTAGACCTCGCGGTGGAGGTCTACCCAGAGGACGCGGCGGCCTTTGCGGCGGCGCTGCGGGACGGGACGCGGGGAGCAGGAGAGGTCGAGGACTGA
- the ispF gene encoding 2-C-methyl-D-erythritol 2,4-cyclodiphosphate synthase produces MTSPLPLPYRVGYGEDAHRLSEGRPLTLGGVPIPHAERGAVAHSDGDAVLHAVADALLSGLALGDIGHYYPDTAEENAGLDSRVILQESLALVREWRYRPVNVALVVTLDRPKLGPLRGDIARSLAALLGLPETEVGVSFKTSEGLAPDHVQVRVTVLLVRDRD; encoded by the coding sequence ATGACCTCCCCCCTGCCCCTTCCCTACCGCGTCGGCTACGGCGAAGACGCGCACCGTTTGAGTGAAGGCCGCCCCCTCACGCTGGGCGGCGTGCCCATTCCCCACGCCGAGCGCGGCGCGGTGGCCCACAGTGACGGCGACGCCGTGCTGCACGCGGTCGCGGACGCGCTGCTTTCCGGCCTCGCGCTGGGGGACATTGGGCACTACTACCCCGACACCGCCGAGGAGAACGCGGGGCTGGACTCGCGGGTGATCTTGCAAGAGAGCCTGGCGCTGGTGCGCGAGTGGCGGTACCGCCCGGTCAACGTGGCGCTGGTGGTCACCCTCGACCGGCCCAAGCTGGGGCCGCTGCGCGGGGACATCGCCCGCAGCCTCGCCGCCCTGCTCGGTCTGCCGGAAACCGAGGTCGGCGTGAGCTTCAAGACCTCCGAGGGGTTGGCGCCGGATCACGTGCAGGTGCGGGTAACCGTGCTGCTGGTACGCGACCGTGACTGA
- a CDS encoding TrmH family RNA methyltransferase — protein MTELPRVGPLLHIVLYEPEKAGNVGNVARTCAVLGAELHLIRPFGFHLHDREFRRAVMDYLEGVRLHEHANWTAFQGTLAPGARVWAFSTHAATLHTRAGFRRGDFLLFGPESRGLPGWLREGLPTLKLPQPGGGRSLNLAVAAGAAAFEAGRQIEGW, from the coding sequence GTGACTGAACTCCCCAGGGTTGGCCCCCTCCTGCACATCGTCCTGTACGAGCCGGAAAAGGCCGGAAACGTCGGCAACGTCGCGCGCACCTGCGCCGTGCTGGGTGCCGAGCTGCACCTGATCCGGCCCTTCGGCTTCCACCTGCACGACCGCGAGTTCCGCCGCGCGGTGATGGACTACCTGGAAGGCGTGCGGCTGCACGAGCACGCGAACTGGACCGCCTTTCAGGGCACGCTGGCCCCCGGCGCGCGGGTCTGGGCCTTTTCCACCCACGCGGCCACGCTGCACACGCGCGCAGGCTTTCGCCGGGGCGACTTCCTGCTGTTCGGCCCCGAGTCGCGCGGCCTGCCAGGCTGGCTGCGGGAGGGCCTGCCCACCCTGAAGCTGCCGCAGCCCGGCGGGGGCCGCAGCCTGAACCTGGCGGTGGCGGCGGGTGCGGCGGCGTTCGAGGCGGGGCGGCAGATCGAGGGGTGGTAG